The Symphalangus syndactylus isolate Jambi chromosome 11, NHGRI_mSymSyn1-v2.1_pri, whole genome shotgun sequence genome contains a region encoding:
- the STARD4 gene encoding stAR-related lipid transfer protein 4 isoform X1: protein MEGLSDVASFATKLKNTLIQYHSIEEDKWRVAKKTKDVTVWRKPSEEFNGYLYKAQGVIDDLVNSVIDHIRPGPCRLDWDSLMTSLDILDNFEENCCVMRYTTAGQLWNIISPREFVDFSYTVGYKEGLLSCGISLDWDEKRPEFVRGYNHPCGWFCVPLKDNPNQSLLTGYIQTDLRGMIPQSAVDTAMASTLTNFYGDLRKAL from the exons ATGGAAGGCCTGTCTGATGTTGCTTCTTTTGCAACTAAACTTAAAAACACTCTCATCCAGTACCATAGCATTGAAGAAGATAAGTGGCGAGTTGCTAAGAAAAcg aaagaTGTAACTGTTTGGAGAAAACCCTCAGAAGAATTTAATGGATATCT CTACAAAGCCCAAGGTGTTATAGATGACCTTGTCAATAGTGTAATAGACCATATACGCCCAGGGCCTTGTCGTTTGGATTGGGACAGTTTGATGACTTCTTTGGATATTCTGGACAACTTTGAGGAG AATTGCTGTGTGATGCGTTACACTACTGCTGGTCAGCTTTGGAATATAATTTCCCCAAGAGAATTTGTTGATTTCTCCTATACTGTGGGCTATAAAGAAGGGCTTTTATCTTGTG GAATAAGTCTTGACTGGGATGAAAAGAGACCAGAATTTGTTCGAGGATATAACCATCCCTGTGGTTGGTTTTGTGTTCCACTTAAGGACAACCCAAACCAGAGTCTTTTGACAGGATATATTCAGACAGATCTGCGTGGGATGATTCCTCAGTCTGCGGTAGATACAGCCATGGCAAGCACTTTAACCAACTTCTATGGTGATTTACGAAAAGCTTTATGA
- the STARD4 gene encoding stAR-related lipid transfer protein 4 isoform X2 — protein sequence MTSLDILDNFEENCCVMRYTTAGQLWNIISPREFVDFSYTVGYKEGLLSCGISLDWDEKRPEFVRGYNHPCGWFCVPLKDNPNQSLLTGYIQTDLRGMIPQSAVDTAMASTLTNFYGDLRKAL from the exons ATGACTTCTTTGGATATTCTGGACAACTTTGAGGAG AATTGCTGTGTGATGCGTTACACTACTGCTGGTCAGCTTTGGAATATAATTTCCCCAAGAGAATTTGTTGATTTCTCCTATACTGTGGGCTATAAAGAAGGGCTTTTATCTTGTG GAATAAGTCTTGACTGGGATGAAAAGAGACCAGAATTTGTTCGAGGATATAACCATCCCTGTGGTTGGTTTTGTGTTCCACTTAAGGACAACCCAAACCAGAGTCTTTTGACAGGATATATTCAGACAGATCTGCGTGGGATGATTCCTCAGTCTGCGGTAGATACAGCCATGGCAAGCACTTTAACCAACTTCTATGGTGATTTACGAAAAGCTTTATGA
- the STARD4 gene encoding stAR-related lipid transfer protein 4 isoform X3 produces MRYTTAGQLWNIISPREFVDFSYTVGYKEGLLSCGISLDWDEKRPEFVRGYNHPCGWFCVPLKDNPNQSLLTGYIQTDLRGMIPQSAVDTAMASTLTNFYGDLRKAL; encoded by the exons ATGCGTTACACTACTGCTGGTCAGCTTTGGAATATAATTTCCCCAAGAGAATTTGTTGATTTCTCCTATACTGTGGGCTATAAAGAAGGGCTTTTATCTTGTG GAATAAGTCTTGACTGGGATGAAAAGAGACCAGAATTTGTTCGAGGATATAACCATCCCTGTGGTTGGTTTTGTGTTCCACTTAAGGACAACCCAAACCAGAGTCTTTTGACAGGATATATTCAGACAGATCTGCGTGGGATGATTCCTCAGTCTGCGGTAGATACAGCCATGGCAAGCACTTTAACCAACTTCTATGGTGATTTACGAAAAGCTTTATGA